The sequence TTTATCAAAAGAAATTCGCGGGAATCGATGTCGCCTCTATACGTTCTCAAGAAGACTTTGAGAAACTGCCGTTTTCCTCAAAAGAAGACTTGCGTGATGTGTATCCGCTCGGTCTTCAAGCCGTATCGGATGAGGAGGTCGTTCGTATACACTCATCGAGCGGTACGACCGGCATTCCCGTCATAATACCTTACACCGCTCAAGACATCGCCGATTGGGCTGTGATGTTCAAGCGTTGTTATGAAATGGCGGGGGTCACCAATCTCGATAGGGTACACATTACACCGGGATATGGTTTGTGGACTGCCGGAATAGGCTTCCAACTCGGAGCGGAACTGCTCGGAGCGATGACGATTCCCATGGGACCCGGCAACACCGAGAAACAACTCAAAATGATGCAGGATCTCAAGTCGACGGTTTTGACGGCAACCTCCTCTTATGCATTATTACTCGCAGAAGAGATTGAGAAGAGAGGGATAAAAGATTCCATCCACCTCAAAAAAGGCATCATAGGGTCCGAGCGCTGGAGCGATAAGATGCGCACCAGAATAGCCGCCGAGCTCGGTGTCGAGCTTTACGATATCTACGGTTTGACTGAGATCTACGGTCCCGGAATCGGAATCAGTTGCGATGCCCATACCGGCATGCACATGTGGGATGACTTCATCTATTTTGAGATAGTCGATCCGAAAACAGGGGAGCTTGTTCCCGACGGTCAGGCCGGCGAACTCGTCATCACGACATTGCGCAAACAAGGCGCACCGCTCATCCGTTACCGGACCCATGATTTAACGCGTATCATGACCGGCGAATGCCCCTGCGGGAGCATCTATCCGCGCATCGATACGCTCATCGGCCGCACCGACGACATGATTAAAGTGAAAGGCGTCAATATTTTCCCCAGCCAAATCGAAGAACTGCTCAATTCGATACCGGGAGCTTCGAGCGAATATCAGGTTATGATCGATCACCTGAACGGAAAAGATTTGCTTACTTTGTTCGTCGAGGTGGAGGCAGGTGTCGATAAAGAGTTCGAGCGACACCTCATCGAAGACATGTTCAAACTGAAAATCGGGATAACCATAACGGTGAAGCCGGTCGATATCAAAGATCTTCCACGGAGCGAAAAGAAGTCGACACGCATATTCGATAATCGGTATTAGCGTTTTCTAGACGGGTCCATCTCGAACAGTTTCGTTTGAATTGCCCTCTTGAATTTGGTATCCTTAAAAAGCTGTAAAGTGTGAGAAAAAATGCCGTGCACATGGGGTGCGCGGGTACGAGTAAGGAATAGTATGACTAAAATCGTAGAAAGTTTTGAGCTATACGGAAAAGAGTATACTCTCGAGACCGGCGAGCTTGCCAAGCAGGCAGGCGGCGCGGTATTGGTTCGTCAGGGCGACACCGTTGTGTTGTTGACCGCGACCGCGAGCAAAGGCGCCAAAGACGCTGACTTTTTCCCGCTGACCGTTGATTTCGAAGAGCGTATGTATGCCGCCGGTAAATTGCCTGGTGGATTCATCAAGCGCGAGGGTAGAGCTACTGAAAAGGCCACCCTTACGGCTCGTATGATTGACCGTCCGTTGCGCTCTGCCTTCGCTGACGGATTCCGCAACGAAGTGCAAGTAATCGCTACTGTATTCAGTGCAGACCAACAAAACCAACCCGACATCATTTCAATCATGGCCGCATCCGCTGCTCTGATGTGCGCCGGTATTCCTTTCGACGGGCCGCTGGCAGGCGTTCGAATCGCTCGAAATGTCGAGACCGGTGAGTTCATCGTCAATCCGACATTTGAAGAAGGAGAGGCGTCCGACATCGACCTCGTCGTCGGCGGTTCAGCCGATGCCGTTTACATGATTGAAGCCGGTGCGCAAGAAGTAAGCGAAGAAGAGATGCTCGATGCGCTCATGTTCGCGCAAAAAGCACTCGGTGAATTCTGCGAAGCGCAGAATCGCCTCTTGGCGAAAGTCAACCCGACACCGATGAAAATCACGCTTGACGTGGGACCCGACTTCATCGAAGAGAGAATCTTTGC is a genomic window of Coriobacteriia bacterium containing:
- a CDS encoding phenylacetate--CoA ligase; amino-acid sequence: MNMKEEQFQLIKDQLVKLSAIEGGFYQKKFAGIDVASIRSQEDFEKLPFSSKEDLRDVYPLGLQAVSDEEVVRIHSSSGTTGIPVIIPYTAQDIADWAVMFKRCYEMAGVTNLDRVHITPGYGLWTAGIGFQLGAELLGAMTIPMGPGNTEKQLKMMQDLKSTVLTATSSYALLLAEEIEKRGIKDSIHLKKGIIGSERWSDKMRTRIAAELGVELYDIYGLTEIYGPGIGISCDAHTGMHMWDDFIYFEIVDPKTGELVPDGQAGELVITTLRKQGAPLIRYRTHDLTRIMTGECPCGSIYPRIDTLIGRTDDMIKVKGVNIFPSQIEELLNSIPGASSEYQVMIDHLNGKDLLTLFVEVEAGVDKEFERHLIEDMFKLKIGITITVKPVDIKDLPRSEKKSTRIFDNRY